The window GCTACCAAtgccctgacccacagggtgtcaagttgtattctgactctgtcagtggtttcttttcttttcttgtactattacatttttatttttaattttcctagtaaagaactgttattcctattcctataTCTTTGCCTGACAGcccatttatttcaaaattataataattcagagggagggggtttacattttccttttcaaggaagcctcctgcctcccttagatgacacctgtcttttcaaaccaagacaggacTGAAGAGAAAGAGTAAGTCCATCAGCATAGAGGCTTCTCAGTACTGCTCCTTTGGTGTCTCTTTGGTAAAGGGTAAAGTGTTTTCTAACTCCTGAAAGCATTACATAAAACTACCCAACaagaattattaattttgaaTCATGAAGAactacaaaaccaaaaagggcAAGTAATTTTTGTTCCAGATCAACCAGCCTTTTAAACTGTGACCACTGTTAGATGTTTTGCTTTCTAACTtctttttatgagaaaaaaacctccaacaaaACACATAATTAACCAGCGTCGCTCAACTCCTTTTTTCTGTAGCAGCTTCAGATGTGGACAAAATTCTGTCAAGAACATTTTCAAAGAGCTACTTCCATAATTGCTTCCTCAGCAAGGGGAGAGGATGGAAAAATGTGCTCAAACTGGTTATTGTGGGATGTTCTCCtccaagagcagcagtgtgaacacaattttttcctgccttgtgCCACTGACCTAGCCAATGCTTTCATTTGTCTGATCCACTGTgataggttaaaaaaaaaattaaacttggaaaaaaaaattcaaacactgGAAAAAGTTCCAGTGTGGGACAAATATTCTAGGGCTCAGAGGCTTTATGAACTTCCCATGCTCTAATGGTGATGATATGGAGAGTGAATTCTCATGTGAACTCTTGCACTGATGTTAAAAGAAATAACCACCagtaaaaatctgtgtttagCTGATGGAATATAGACAGTTTCTTCAGGAAAGTCTGTGAAACAGAGAAGTTTGACAAACAACTATTCTTAGGAACTGGTACGGAAGAATAGTTAGAGCTTTCCTTTATGTTTCCCAATCACTTTGTACTGACTAGCAATTTTTATGGGTATTTGAGAAATCACTCTTTTTAGCAGTTTTTCACTTTCTTGCAGCTTGGAAAATGAACTCATATATTCTCATGCTAATACTGAATTCCTGGTCTTTCAGTATTTCCTATGTATACAACTTAAAGTCTCAAGCACTATCTGTTATTGACTTCTAAAACTAACAAACAAATTGCTTTGTCTGCAGTGCAGTCTTTGTCCTATTTGCATGaggacttaaaaataaaaccagctctTGGAAAGGAAATTGTTCCAGATGGATACAATTCCTGACAAAAACTTGCTGGCTCCACAGAGTGTTTTaccttttctgtagctttttttattattattattctctccactgttttgattttttgtctCTGAATTTATTTGCATTACAATGCAGAGAGCAAAACTGTACTGCACAAATACTGTAAAATGTAGTAAGATCTCAGCTTTGCATGATCTGCTTGCTTTATTGTTTCTCACTTCCTCCAAGCAGGACAAAAACATGCTTACATTTGTCATCACAAAAAAGAGGAACACAAATAGAAGCACATTATGCAAGCAGTCAAAAGATATTTCACAAATCttattttccagtatttttctgctgttagtGACCTACAGTTATCACAATGATTTAAAATAGGAGAGTGTGGCATAAATTTTTTAATAGGACAGACCCCTTTAATATGTTGATATCTGTTAATTCAGCCTCCAAAACAATCCAgctgagtttggttttttccctccttagAGCAATCTCCATTCAGGAAGAAAGCTTTAGGTTTTCTGATCTTATTGACCCTGCCATCAGTGAGGACCCCTGAGAAATATGGAACAGCTCAAACTGAACTGTGGATTGATTGTATTTTACAAGGCTGCCAAAACATTGTTTACATGAAACCAACAGTTTTAACAAAACTTCTGGCATCAGGATCTTCCACAGATAAATCACAGCAGCAGTACAGCCTGGGTAATGCTctttgtttataatttttcttaccTGGGACTGTGCTTGAAGTGTTCTTTTCAGTTCATCACTCTCTGAAAAGGGCAGGGAGCTTTTGTCACAGGCTACCTTGTGTAGCTCTTCAAAGCAGCTCTCCGATTTGCTGTGGCAAACTGCTTGTAAGTAGGCAGGATTTTTCAAGCCACTCATGGCACATTCGTAAAAAGTCCCGTTGAGCAAAGCCACGGAAAGCCACATCACTGGGGCTACCAGAGCATTTAAAGTGATTTGTCCAAAGACGTAAAAGAAATGGCAGATATTCCCTCTGGGGAATATTTTCCTGGGATTCACCCAGCAGCCTGTAAAGAGTTTCCAGGTCTTGCTGTTCAAGAAGTATCCAATAACCAGCAAAACAAGAGCTGGCGAGAAGAGAAATACCAAACCGTACCTGAAGTTTTCATTGCTGCAAGGGCATCTGAAAGCAACAAGAGAAAACACACGTTCACCTCCCATTGTCAGCAGCGCCATAAAACTGTAACCTATAGCTGTTTTCCGGTTCATAAAGAACTTCAGGATTGTTTGGAATGCATCCATCTCTGGTACTCACTAAGGAGGTGAAAGCCGGGACGGTTTCTCTCCGTTGGCAGCGGCGTGCGGCGGGGCAGAGCTCTCCGAGAAGGCGCAGCCCGGCTCTCTCCGCCTGCCCCCGCCCTGCCGAGATAGCGCCGTGATGTCACTGCTGCAGAACGCTGGCAGGCCAGATGTGGCACATCCACAGCAGCATTCACCCGTCGCGGAAAGAAAGCAGGCAGTGCTCTATGTGACCAACTAAGTTCGCAGTCTTGGAAGTCTTGTTCTTGGtgggctgtttgttttttgaagtGACTGCAGATGGAGAGATCAGAGTTGCGGGAGATCTGGAGCTGTGATTATAAAAGTTGTTGGTGAGGTAGTGAATGACCTAATATAGATGCTAATGGTCCCAAGGGAGTATGACATGACTGAAAGCAGTTAACAGTAAAACCACTTTGTGTGGAGTTGTAAATGTAGGAACTTCAAAGAAGAACAGCTCTCTGTTGTGTTTTCCTGGAGCATCACACAAGCTCTAGATTTGCATTGCTGGCTCAAGCTGATCACAGAAGAGACAAATGTACTTTGATTTCTAGCCTGTCTGGCTCTGCCCCCTTATTTCCTGGGGTAAAATTGGTCTACAGGGTGCTTCTTTCTAAAGTTCACCTCTGGTTTGCACGCAACACATTTACGCAGCAGAGTTTCATTCTTTTGCAGGTTGCTTTCAAGATGTATCTTGGGGTCACCCCTAGTGTGAGCTGCAATAGTGTCACAGGGAATGAATTCTCCTTAATCCTGGACAAAAACCCACTGGTGGATTTTGTTGAGGAGCTGCCAGCGGAACGAGCGTCACTCTGCTATTGTAACCTCCTCTGTGGGGTGATTCGAGGTGCCTTGGAAATGGTAAGGAAGTGCACATCTGTTTTCTCCATTCTTTGTTAATTCACAgaagcacaggaaaacaaaatcacttGTTCAGATCAAAGTAGGAAATACAGTATTGTTTAACCTCTTGGGTTAAATGTCTGTATCTAGATAAAAGAGGACAAGGCTGATCCTGGATCCTGAGGTAGAGAAGCACATGGATTATCTCACCTCCAcactgtccctgcctggctgttCAGTCTGTTCAGTGGCTGACTTGGGTGCAAAAGCCAGGTGGGATAAGGAAGAGGGGTAACACTTAAAgtggagggacagaggggcaTGTGGGGTTCCTTCATTGCTCCTGGAACCTGTTAcacttccctgcacagctgtagCCATTAATAGTCATCCCAGATTCTTTCCAAATATGCCAAGATAAATAATATTCTTAGGGTACTGTGGTACCTGCTGAAAGAGAGAATGAAGTGTGGATGAGTATCAAAGCATCAGAAGTGTATCAGATGGAAATCCAAATTTTGTTCTTAAATGTAAGgttttttgcaaagaaataaataaagagcaTAATTTGAAAACTTCTGACCTGTAGAGCTTCTTCAAGGAGATTACTTTTGGGCTGCTTTATGTTTTTTGTCAATATCTGATTCGGCATAGATCTTATATTTCAAGAGACAAAAAACCCTGCAGTGTTATGTACATACATCAGTCTCAGAATTAGAGCATCTGATAGAAGACTAAGTAACAAAAGTATTATATCATAACTCTTAGTAAATCGCTAGGAAATTCTGTGATCACAAAATAATTAAGTATGCAATTTAGGGTCtcagaagaaagcaaagcacTACGGAGAAGGGTAATGTGCTATATAAATTCCAGTGTCTATAAACTTCCTTTGTATTAGCTTAGTTGGgaaagctattttaaaacaatttagaTATCTGTTTCCTATGAAACCTGGGAAAGGGGGTCCTCTTGTGgtaagagagagagaaaaacctCATTATACTGGAGGAGGGTGGAAAACTGGGCATTTTTTTGCTTAACTGATCAGACCTGATTCTTTCCAGGTTCACTTAGCAGCAGAAGTTTCCTTCCTCCAGGACAGGCTGAAGGGGGATGCTGTGACAGAAATAGGAATCACATTTTTAAGGAAGCCTGAAGACAGAAGGCACAGAAGgaacaaatgaaagaaatactgGGAGAAACTCTTGCCTGGGgatattttgtgcttttttcagAAGAAGACAGGGTAAGAACGTCTTTGCTGAGTCAGCTGCACCAGTCAGCTGGTTGAAAGGTGAagagaggaggggcagggcaggggagagcaATATTAATTTTGCACAGATATCAGTAAAAAAGATTGAAATTATCTGCCCTTCCTTCTCACATACCCAGGCTCTCGAGCTTAATCTAAGTTTTATCTCAGTATTTAGTGTGTGCTAAATATTCATCTATATACCAATTGTTTTCAGGTAAAGCTGATGAACTTTTCCGATTTTGTCAGTAATATTTCAAAGCATGGCTGCTAGAGGTGCTTTAtttccctggctgtgtgtggTTTATCCATAAAGGATGCAGTTTTTCTGGCACTCCTGCTCAGTCCTGTGCACACTCCAAGCTGCAGCACTCTGACAACTGCAGCAGTGCTCGTGTCTCACCAAGCTATGGGCCTTTCCGTGTCAGCCTTCTCTCCAAGAGCACTGATCTTGTGACCAAATTGAACAAAGCATGATGTGTTTAATGTGTAGCCATTGTGGACCTGTACCTGCCTAAGGAAActtgaattaaaattttgagATTGCCGTACAACTTGTTTAGTGgttgtgttttctgttcttACCTGGCCTTCACCACCAGCTGTTGAACATCTTCCTCT of the Camarhynchus parvulus chromosome 3, STF_HiC, whole genome shotgun sequence genome contains:
- the LOC115901907 gene encoding calcium homeostasis modulator protein 5-like, encoding MDAFQTILKFFMNRKTAIGYSFMALLTMGGERVFSLVAFRCPCSNENFRYGLVFLFSPALVLLVIGYFLNSKTWKLFTGCWVNPRKIFPRGNICHFFYVFGQITLNALVAPVMWLSVALLNGTFYECAMSGLKNPAYLQAVCHSKSESCFEELHKVACDKSSLPFSESDELKRTLQAQSQILGWCVIVTTALLSLLTTCCASCQSKVSHLQLMFWRVYEGTEKEQLEQIFQLYATKLSERNLKCFFENKEPEPISLPAFQAWEGASQLYSFSSSKQHYSTIHRLVEEGQKGISEERETMLDLADRREVP
- the TRAPPC3L gene encoding trafficking protein particle complex subunit 3-like protein; this encodes MSRSPGRKQENHKISRELFVLTYGALVAQLCKEYEKDEDVNACLDRMGYSIGIRLIDDFLARSAVKKCRSYSETADMIAQVAFKMYLGVTPSVSCNSVTGNEFSLILDKNPLVDFVEELPAERASLCYCNLLCGVIRGALEMVHLAAEVSFLQDRLKGDAVTEIGITFLRKPEDRRHRRNK